The following coding sequences are from one Comamonas koreensis window:
- the gspN gene encoding type II secretion system protein N — MARQHSNPTLPHGSARAPWRWAAVGACTGGLAALVLFAPAHWLAQGLAWASQGQLQLREPRGTVWNGSAQWVFTGGQASRDQMALPGRVDWALRPSLRGLNMRWNASCCMAAPMPIRIQPHWGGAKVQLGAHESRWPASLLVGLGTPWNTIQPQGQLLLKTRELSLALNAGRLQVEGGADLDVMAVTSRLSTIQPLGSYRLQLQGGDSTSLQLSTLDGALQLKGQGQWVGQRLRFQGEAWAAEGREAALANLLTMIGQRSGSRVLLSVG; from the coding sequence ATGGCCCGGCAACACTCGAACCCCACCCTGCCCCACGGCAGCGCCCGTGCGCCCTGGCGCTGGGCCGCCGTGGGCGCCTGCACCGGCGGCCTGGCCGCCCTGGTGCTGTTTGCGCCCGCACACTGGTTGGCGCAGGGCCTGGCCTGGGCCAGCCAGGGTCAGCTGCAGCTGCGCGAGCCGCGTGGCACCGTCTGGAACGGTTCAGCCCAATGGGTATTTACTGGTGGCCAGGCCAGCCGCGACCAGATGGCCCTGCCCGGCCGGGTGGACTGGGCACTGCGCCCCAGCCTGCGCGGCCTCAACATGCGCTGGAATGCCAGCTGCTGCATGGCCGCGCCGATGCCCATCCGCATCCAGCCCCACTGGGGTGGCGCCAAGGTGCAGCTGGGCGCCCATGAAAGCCGCTGGCCGGCATCGCTGCTGGTGGGCCTGGGCACGCCCTGGAACACCATCCAGCCCCAGGGCCAGCTGCTGCTCAAGACCCGTGAGCTGTCGCTGGCACTCAACGCCGGGCGCCTGCAGGTCGAGGGCGGCGCCGATCTCGATGTGATGGCGGTGACCTCACGCCTGTCCACGATACAGCCGCTGGGCAGCTACCGCCTGCAACTGCAAGGCGGTGACAGCACCAGCTTGCAGCTGTCCACCTTGGACGGCGCGCTCCAGCTCAAAGGCCAGGGCCAATGGGTGGGCCAGCGCCTGCGTTTTCAGGGAGAAGCCTGGGCTGCCGAAGGGCGCGAGGCGGCTCTTGCGAATCTATTGACTATGATTGGGCAGCGCAGCGGAAGCCGCGTGCTGCTCTCGGTTGGCTGA
- the gspD gene encoding type II secretion system secretin GspD, whose protein sequence is MMQYHSPIYRFALHSIAASVLLMGGNGAALAQTAINTGTASIRAGEPVTLNFANADIESIARTMATITGKSVVVDPRIKGTMNLVTDRPVSPQAAFEQFLAALRLQNYTVVEAAGLYKVVPEADAKLQGGTVRITQGGAGGQVPGGGQIVTQIFKLNFESANNLVPVLRPLISPNNTINVNPGNNSLVITDYADNLQRLSRIIASMDVANASDVEVVQLEHAVATDIVPMLQRLLEGGQTVSASGSATAGAAPGAAQTDNAYRTSVLADPRTNSILLRAANPARLSQAKMLIGKLDSPSRGGNASGNIHVVYLRNADATALATTLRAALAGQDGNSASPATNLSSSGSSGGLSSNTRSGATSLGGSTSGTLGNSASSSSAGGLGSGARLGTGTSLGTSGESGSATGGIIQADTATNSLIITAPEPLYRQIRSVIDQLDSRRAQVLVESLIVEVSAEKAAQFGVQWQSLLGQGNNVVGVIGNNFTVGGANLFNLAAGIANNTYSTLPSAGMNAGIAFKHNGEYVLGALANLLQSNADGNVLATPNLLTLDNQEAQILVGQNVPFVTGSYANSTGSSTVNPFTTVERKDVGLTLRVRPQINANGTVKLTIYQETSDVLAGTTTNANGPTTNKRSIESTVLVDDGSVIVIGGLLQDQYSGSVQKVPYLGDIPGIGALFRSDTRSRKKTNLMVFLRPVVMRDAAATQQVSMDRYELMRGAQIAAQPEQSTRVPINESSIITPLAQQTSGLPLGASETPVIESRPLTVTPQGMRFEP, encoded by the coding sequence ATGATGCAATACCACTCTCCCATTTATCGATTTGCGCTGCACTCCATCGCAGCGAGCGTCCTTCTAATGGGCGGCAACGGCGCGGCGCTGGCGCAGACAGCCATCAACACCGGCACGGCCAGCATTCGCGCCGGCGAGCCGGTGACGCTGAACTTCGCCAACGCCGACATCGAGTCCATCGCGCGCACCATGGCCACCATCACCGGCAAGAGCGTGGTGGTCGATCCGCGCATCAAGGGCACGATGAACCTGGTGACCGACCGGCCCGTCTCGCCCCAGGCCGCGTTCGAGCAGTTCCTGGCAGCGCTGCGCCTGCAGAACTACACCGTGGTCGAGGCCGCAGGCCTGTACAAGGTGGTGCCCGAGGCCGATGCCAAGCTGCAAGGCGGCACGGTGCGCATCACCCAGGGCGGCGCGGGCGGCCAGGTGCCCGGTGGCGGCCAGATCGTCACCCAGATCTTCAAGCTCAACTTCGAGAGCGCCAACAACCTGGTGCCGGTGCTGCGCCCGCTGATCAGCCCCAACAACACCATCAATGTGAACCCGGGCAACAACTCCCTGGTCATCACCGACTACGCCGACAACCTGCAGCGCCTCTCGCGCATCATCGCGTCGATGGATGTGGCCAACGCCAGCGATGTCGAAGTGGTGCAGCTCGAACACGCGGTCGCTACCGACATCGTGCCCATGCTGCAGCGCCTGCTGGAAGGCGGCCAGACCGTGTCTGCCAGCGGCAGCGCCACCGCCGGTGCAGCCCCCGGCGCCGCGCAGACCGACAATGCCTACCGCACCTCGGTGCTGGCCGACCCGCGCACCAACAGCATCTTGCTGCGCGCAGCCAACCCGGCGCGCCTGTCGCAGGCCAAGATGCTGATCGGCAAGCTCGACAGCCCCAGCCGTGGCGGCAATGCCTCGGGCAACATCCATGTGGTCTATCTGCGCAATGCCGATGCCACCGCGCTGGCCACCACCTTGCGCGCGGCCCTCGCCGGCCAGGACGGCAACAGCGCCAGCCCCGCCACCAACCTGTCGAGCAGCGGCAGCAGCGGGGGCCTGAGCAGCAACACGCGCAGCGGCGCCACGTCGCTGGGCGGCAGCACCAGCGGCACGCTGGGCAACAGCGCCAGCAGCAGCAGTGCGGGCGGCCTGGGCTCGGGCGCACGCCTGGGCACCGGCACCTCGCTGGGCACCTCGGGGGAGAGCGGCAGCGCCACCGGCGGCATCATCCAGGCCGACACGGCCACCAATTCACTGATCATCACCGCGCCCGAGCCGCTGTACCGCCAGATCCGCTCGGTCATCGACCAGCTCGACAGCCGCCGCGCCCAGGTGCTGGTCGAGAGCCTGATCGTCGAAGTCAGCGCCGAGAAGGCCGCGCAGTTTGGCGTGCAGTGGCAAAGCCTGCTGGGCCAGGGCAACAATGTTGTCGGCGTCATCGGCAACAACTTCACCGTGGGCGGGGCCAACCTGTTCAACCTGGCCGCCGGCATTGCCAACAACACCTACAGCACCCTGCCCAGCGCCGGCATGAACGCCGGTATCGCCTTCAAGCACAACGGCGAGTATGTGCTGGGCGCGCTGGCCAACCTGCTGCAGTCCAATGCCGATGGCAATGTGCTGGCCACCCCCAACCTGCTCACCCTGGACAACCAGGAAGCGCAGATCCTGGTCGGCCAGAATGTGCCCTTTGTCACCGGCTCCTACGCCAACAGCACCGGCAGCAGCACCGTCAACCCCTTCACCACGGTGGAGCGCAAGGATGTGGGCCTGACCCTGCGCGTGCGCCCGCAGATCAATGCCAATGGCACCGTCAAGCTGACGATCTACCAGGAGACGTCTGACGTGCTCGCCGGCACGACCACCAATGCCAACGGCCCCACCACCAACAAGCGCTCGATCGAATCGACCGTGCTGGTGGACGATGGCTCGGTCATCGTCATTGGCGGCCTGCTGCAGGACCAGTACTCCGGCTCGGTGCAGAAGGTGCCTTACCTGGGCGATATCCCCGGCATTGGCGCGCTATTCCGCAGCGACACCCGCTCGCGCAAGAAGACCAACCTGATGGTCTTCCTGCGCCCCGTGGTGATGCGCGATGCCGCCGCCACCCAGCAGGTCAGCATGGACCGCTACGAGCTGATGCGCGGCGCCCAGATCGCCGCCCAGCCCGAGCAAAGCACCCGCGTGCCGATCAATGAGTCGTCGATCATCACGCCGCTGGCCCAGCAGACCTCCGGCCTGCCGCTGGGTGCGTCCGAGACGCCGGTGATCGAATCGCGCCCCCTGACCGTGACGCCGCAAGGCATGCGCTTCGAGCCCTGA
- the gspL gene encoding type II secretion system protein GspL — MSTLLISLPLASGPDTGPSSAWSYSYALSPDGVTIGQQGSTTAGLLPQPGRAGEVVAVVPAAMLSWQRVSLPQGVGPGSPRLRAVLEGLLEERLLDDPAQLHFALQPDTRAAGQGEPIWIACCPRQWLREHLQALEAAGRAVARVVPSHAPGEPAPDGAQILVTGSPELAQAVVYGTDSADAVLVLPVSRESAALLPPLGPDSIVHAEPAVVSTAEHWLQRPVQLYSPAQTMRDAARSDWDLAQLEFANSGRNRLQRRLGSGLNDVLHTPAWRPARWALLALVVLSLVGANIWAWQERQQLQAKAALVRSSLTQAFPKVQVVVDAPVQMAREVANLRQASGGLSPSDAEPLLAAAGQALASLPAGTVPSTVEYSGGELRLRGLPTDGFDAFSQKLQAQGLQAQMQNDQWVIRAQAQP; from the coding sequence ATGAGTACATTACTGATTTCACTGCCGCTGGCCTCGGGGCCAGATACAGGGCCCAGCTCGGCCTGGAGCTACAGCTATGCCCTGTCGCCCGATGGCGTGACCATCGGCCAGCAAGGCAGCACCACCGCCGGCCTGCTGCCCCAGCCCGGCCGCGCCGGTGAAGTGGTGGCCGTGGTGCCCGCGGCCATGCTGTCGTGGCAACGGGTCAGCCTGCCCCAGGGCGTCGGCCCGGGCTCGCCCCGGCTGCGAGCGGTGCTCGAAGGTCTCTTGGAAGAGCGCCTGCTCGACGACCCCGCCCAACTGCACTTTGCCTTGCAACCCGACACCCGTGCCGCCGGCCAGGGCGAGCCGATCTGGATCGCCTGCTGCCCGCGCCAGTGGCTGCGCGAGCACCTGCAGGCGCTCGAAGCCGCAGGCCGCGCCGTGGCCCGCGTGGTGCCCAGCCATGCCCCGGGCGAGCCCGCACCTGATGGCGCGCAGATCCTGGTCACCGGCAGCCCCGAGCTGGCGCAGGCCGTGGTCTATGGCACGGACAGCGCCGACGCGGTGCTGGTGCTGCCAGTCTCGCGCGAAAGCGCAGCGCTGCTGCCCCCGCTCGGGCCCGACAGCATCGTCCATGCCGAGCCGGCCGTGGTCAGCACCGCCGAGCACTGGCTTCAACGCCCGGTACAGCTCTACAGCCCGGCGCAAACCATGCGCGATGCCGCGCGCAGCGACTGGGACCTGGCGCAGCTCGAATTTGCCAACAGTGGACGCAACCGCCTGCAGCGGCGCCTGGGCAGCGGCCTCAATGATGTGCTCCATACCCCCGCCTGGCGCCCGGCGCGCTGGGCCCTGCTGGCCCTGGTCGTGCTCAGCTTGGTGGGCGCCAATATCTGGGCGTGGCAAGAGCGCCAGCAGCTGCAGGCCAAGGCCGCACTGGTGCGCAGCAGCTTGACGCAGGCCTTCCCCAAGGTGCAGGTGGTCGTCGATGCGCCCGTGCAGATGGCGCGCGAAGTCGCCAACCTGCGCCAGGCCTCGGGTGGCTTGTCGCCATCGGACGCCGAGCCGCTGCTGGCCGCCGCCGGCCAGGCGCTGGCCAGCCTGCCCGCAGGCACGGTGCCCAGCACGGTCGAATACAGTGGCGGCGAGCTGCGCCTGCGCGGCCTGCCCACCGATGGCTTTGATGCCTTCAGCCAGAAACTGCAAGCCCAGGGCCTGCAGGCCCAGATGCAAAACGACCAGTGGGTCATCCGCGCGCAGGCCCAGCCATGA
- a CDS encoding LLM class flavin-dependent oxidoreductase, whose protein sequence is MTETKTPPALSMLDLVAVREGGTVAQALQLAVRTAQHVESLGFTRYWMAEHHNMPGIASSSTAVLIGHVAGATRHIRVGSGGIMLPNHAPLVVAEAFGTLAELYPGRIDLGLGRAPGTDGMTMRALRRDRVETEEDFPRDVLELQRLLGPAQPGQKLVATPGAGTNVPLWLLGSSLFSAQLAAHLGLPYAFASHFAPRMLQQAVQLYRDLFKPSATLDKPYVIVGAPVIAAPTDSEAEFLASSTYQRVLGIVTGKRGLLPPPVEGFMEGLNMAERQAIEGFLAVASIGGPERVQQRLKVLAQHTGADELMLVCDIYDGDLRLRSLDIAAQALRAGYAA, encoded by the coding sequence ATGACTGAGACAAAAACACCCCCCGCGCTTTCGATGTTGGACCTGGTGGCTGTGCGCGAAGGCGGCACCGTTGCTCAGGCTTTGCAACTGGCCGTGCGCACGGCGCAGCATGTCGAGTCGCTCGGCTTTACGCGCTACTGGATGGCCGAACACCACAATATGCCGGGCATTGCCAGCTCGTCCACGGCCGTGCTGATCGGCCATGTGGCGGGCGCCACCCGGCACATCCGTGTGGGTTCGGGCGGCATCATGCTGCCCAACCATGCCCCCTTGGTGGTGGCCGAGGCCTTTGGCACCTTGGCCGAGCTCTACCCAGGCCGTATCGACCTGGGCCTGGGCCGCGCGCCCGGCACCGATGGCATGACGATGCGGGCGCTGCGCCGTGACCGGGTCGAGACCGAAGAAGACTTTCCCCGCGATGTGCTGGAGCTGCAGCGCCTGCTGGGCCCCGCCCAACCCGGGCAAAAGCTGGTGGCCACACCGGGCGCTGGCACCAATGTGCCGCTGTGGTTGCTGGGCTCGAGCCTGTTCTCGGCCCAGTTGGCCGCGCACCTGGGCCTGCCCTATGCCTTTGCCTCGCACTTTGCGCCGCGCATGCTGCAGCAGGCGGTGCAGCTGTACCGCGACCTGTTCAAGCCCTCGGCCACGCTGGACAAGCCCTATGTGATCGTCGGCGCGCCGGTGATCGCAGCGCCTACCGACAGCGAGGCCGAGTTCCTCGCCAGCAGCACCTACCAGCGCGTGCTGGGCATTGTGACGGGCAAGCGCGGTCTGCTGCCTCCACCGGTCGAAGGCTTTATGGAGGGCCTGAACATGGCCGAGCGCCAGGCGATCGAAGGCTTTTTGGCGGTGGCCTCCATCGGCGGCCCCGAGCGTGTACAGCAGCGCCTCAAGGTGCTGGCCCAGCACACCGGCGCCGACGAGCTGATGCTGGTTTGCGATATCTATGATGGCGATCTGCGTCTGCGCTCGCTCGATATTGCTGCGCAGGCCCTGCGGGCCGGCTACGCAGCCTAA
- the gspK gene encoding type II secretion system minor pseudopilin GspK: MKRLRIPRRGQRGAALLAAMLTVTLVATIAASAVWQQWRNLEVEGAERTRVQAAWLLLGGLDFSRQVLRQDARVGGPDSLSEPWSVPLAEARLSTFLQASNNQSNADDSSIDAAQAFLSGAIVDAQARLNIRNLVSNNQINSVALRQFQRLFERLGLPGAELTVLSQQALAALRTEGKAANAPLLPRTYKELAWWGLSPSTLTQLEPYVVLLPQESKVNVNTASATVIWAAVEGMDFATAQQIAQLRLNKAFESSAELQQRFSSNTALNNANAVLDVKSVYFEVWARLRFDDLVVQEKSLVYRQGLNVTTVVRERGAALATSLMGDGSANPVAAR, translated from the coding sequence ATGAAGCGGCTCCGCATTCCCCGCCGTGGCCAGCGCGGCGCAGCGCTGCTGGCGGCCATGCTCACCGTCACCCTGGTGGCCACGATTGCCGCCAGCGCCGTCTGGCAGCAGTGGCGCAATCTGGAGGTCGAAGGCGCCGAGCGCACCCGCGTGCAGGCCGCCTGGCTGCTGCTGGGCGGGCTGGATTTCTCGCGCCAGGTGCTGCGCCAGGATGCGCGTGTGGGCGGCCCCGATTCGCTCTCCGAGCCCTGGTCGGTGCCGCTGGCCGAAGCGCGCCTGTCCACCTTCTTGCAGGCCTCCAACAACCAGAGCAATGCCGACGACAGCAGCATCGATGCGGCCCAGGCGTTTTTGTCGGGTGCGATTGTCGATGCCCAGGCGCGGCTCAATATCCGCAACCTGGTCTCCAACAACCAGATCAACAGCGTCGCGCTGCGCCAGTTCCAGCGCCTGTTCGAGCGCCTGGGCCTGCCCGGCGCCGAACTGACCGTCCTCAGCCAGCAGGCACTGGCCGCGCTGCGCACCGAGGGGAAGGCGGCCAATGCGCCGCTGCTGCCGCGCACCTACAAGGAGCTGGCCTGGTGGGGCCTGTCGCCGTCCACCCTGACCCAGCTGGAGCCCTATGTGGTGCTGCTGCCCCAGGAGAGCAAGGTCAACGTCAACACCGCCTCGGCCACCGTGATCTGGGCCGCTGTCGAGGGCATGGATTTTGCAACTGCCCAGCAGATCGCCCAGCTGCGCCTTAACAAGGCTTTCGAGAGCAGCGCCGAGCTGCAGCAGCGCTTTAGCAGCAACACCGCGCTCAACAATGCCAACGCAGTGCTCGATGTCAAATCGGTGTATTTCGAGGTCTGGGCGCGGCTGCGCTTTGACGACCTGGTGGTGCAGGAGAAATCCCTGGTCTACCGCCAGGGGCTGAATGTAACAACCGTGGTGCGTGAGCGTGGTGCCGCACTGGCCACCAGCCTGATGGGCGATGGCAGCGCCAACCCGGTGGCGGCGCGCTAA
- the gspM gene encoding type II secretion system protein GspM, giving the protein MKKNSSRPSASAAASSPAAQLLRQRWRALDARERRGVSLAAALVLMALLWWLAIAPVLQTWRSAPAAHAQLDQQLARMQALQAEARQLQSATTVTTTQARQQLEASLTQQLGTSAKLAVLGERVTVTLSRASAASTQRWLGQVRANAHAIATELRLTRDEPAKGAGPAAAPTWSGNIVLQLPAQ; this is encoded by the coding sequence ATGAAGAAAAATTCCTCCCGACCGTCGGCATCTGCAGCGGCTTCGTCCCCCGCAGCCCAATTGCTGCGCCAACGCTGGCGCGCGCTGGATGCGCGTGAGCGCCGGGGCGTCAGCCTGGCCGCTGCCCTGGTGCTGATGGCGCTCTTGTGGTGGCTGGCGATTGCGCCGGTACTGCAGACCTGGCGCAGCGCGCCCGCCGCGCATGCCCAGCTCGACCAGCAACTCGCCCGCATGCAAGCCTTGCAGGCCGAAGCGCGCCAGCTGCAATCGGCCACCACGGTGACCACCACGCAAGCGCGCCAGCAGCTCGAAGCCTCGCTCACGCAGCAGCTGGGCACCAGCGCCAAACTGGCCGTGCTCGGCGAGCGCGTGACCGTCACCTTGAGCCGCGCCTCGGCCGCATCCACCCAGCGCTGGCTGGGCCAGGTGCGTGCCAATGCGCATGCGATTGCCACCGAGCTGCGCCTGACCCGCGATGAGCCGGCCAAGGGCGCAGGCCCGGCTGCCGCGCCCACCTGGTCGGGCAATATCGTCTTGCAGTTGCCGGCCCAATAA
- a CDS encoding glycerate kinase type-2 family protein: MSHTPQPALADPRRDPLQFLLDLYQRAVQRAQPLHSMAQYLPPPPKGRTVVLGAGKAGGSMAQALEALWPQDAPLSGLVVTRYGHIPPRPPGLAQRLEVVEAAHPVPDAAGLAAAERILALTQGLTADDLVLCLISGGGSALLTLPADGMDLQDKQRINQALLESGAAIGEMNCVRKHLSRIKGGRLAAACYPAKVVTLTISDVPGDDPSVIASGPTVPDASTCAEALAILNRYQIALPERLRAALEDGSLETPKPGDPRFAGHEVHLIATPQQSLDAAAEAAGAAGIAAHVLSDEIEGESREIGKMHAALARAVARHGSPFAKPCVILSGGETTVTIRPRQPGAAKGRGGRAGEFCMGLAQALQGQGGIWALAADTDGIDGVEDNAGARLAPNTLQRAAALQLRLSDHLDRNDAYGFFEALGDLVVTGPTHTNVNDFRAILIL; this comes from the coding sequence ATGAGCCACACCCCCCAGCCAGCGCTGGCCGATCCCCGGCGCGATCCCCTGCAGTTTCTTCTGGACCTGTACCAGCGCGCGGTACAGCGCGCCCAGCCCCTGCACAGCATGGCGCAGTACCTGCCCCCGCCGCCCAAAGGCCGCACCGTGGTGCTGGGCGCCGGCAAGGCGGGCGGCTCGATGGCCCAGGCGCTCGAGGCCCTGTGGCCCCAGGACGCGCCGCTGTCGGGCCTGGTCGTCACCCGCTATGGGCATATTCCGCCGCGCCCGCCTGGGCTGGCCCAGCGCCTGGAGGTGGTTGAAGCCGCCCATCCCGTGCCCGATGCCGCCGGCCTGGCCGCTGCCGAACGTATATTGGCGCTGACCCAGGGCTTGACGGCCGATGACCTGGTGCTTTGCCTGATCTCGGGCGGCGGCTCGGCCCTGCTGACCCTGCCAGCCGACGGCATGGACCTGCAGGACAAGCAGCGCATCAACCAGGCCCTGCTGGAGAGCGGCGCCGCCATTGGCGAGATGAACTGCGTGCGCAAGCACCTCTCGCGCATCAAGGGCGGGCGCCTGGCCGCTGCCTGCTACCCCGCCAAGGTGGTGACCTTGACCATCAGCGATGTGCCCGGCGACGACCCCTCGGTCATCGCCAGCGGCCCCACGGTGCCCGATGCCTCGACCTGCGCCGAGGCACTGGCGATTCTGAACCGCTACCAGATCGCGCTGCCCGAGCGCCTGCGCGCCGCACTGGAAGATGGCTCACTGGAGACGCCCAAACCCGGCGACCCGCGCTTTGCCGGCCATGAGGTGCATCTGATCGCCACGCCCCAGCAATCGCTGGATGCGGCGGCCGAAGCCGCAGGTGCAGCCGGTATCGCCGCCCATGTGCTGTCGGATGAGATCGAGGGCGAGTCGCGCGAGATCGGCAAGATGCATGCGGCGCTGGCACGCGCCGTGGCCCGCCACGGCAGCCCCTTTGCCAAACCTTGCGTCATCCTCTCCGGAGGCGAGACCACCGTCACCATCCGCCCGCGCCAGCCGGGCGCCGCCAAGGGGCGCGGCGGCCGCGCTGGCGAGTTCTGCATGGGCCTGGCGCAGGCCCTGCAAGGCCAGGGCGGTATCTGGGCGCTGGCGGCCGATACCGATGGCATCGATGGCGTCGAAGACAATGCCGGCGCGCGCCTGGCACCCAACACGCTGCAGCGCGCCGCTGCACTGCAGCTGCGCCTGAGCGACCACCTGGACCGCAACGATGCCTATGGTTTTTTCGAGGCGCTGGGCGACCTGGTGGTGACCGGGCCTACGCACACCAACGTCAACGATTTCCGGGCCATTCTGATCCTGTGA
- a CDS encoding PulJ/GspJ family protein yields the protein MQRFPRCSQPRSQGFTLIELLIAISILAVMTIASWRGIDGMVRAQQQARDYSEEVMVVQAALSQWNTDLNGIERVAATTPIDWDGRVLRLTRRSSDINEQGLRVVSWAQRRLGNRDYWVRWQSAPVRDLQQWQQAWDMAAHAVTNSALTNNADGGPQQTVLMPISGWQLLYFRGNSWSNPLSSQGANPQADANNPTTVALPDGIRLRLELPAPGALSGVITNDWVNPIVSGNKS from the coding sequence ATGCAGCGCTTCCCCCGTTGTAGCCAGCCACGCAGCCAGGGCTTTACCTTGATCGAGCTGCTAATCGCGATTTCCATTCTGGCGGTGATGACCATTGCCAGCTGGCGCGGCATCGATGGCATGGTGCGCGCCCAGCAGCAGGCCCGTGATTACAGCGAAGAGGTGATGGTGGTGCAGGCGGCGCTGTCGCAGTGGAACACCGACCTCAATGGCATTGAGCGCGTCGCAGCCACCACCCCGATCGACTGGGATGGCCGCGTGCTGCGCCTGACGCGCCGCAGCAGCGATATCAATGAACAAGGCCTGCGCGTGGTCAGCTGGGCCCAGCGCCGCCTGGGCAACCGCGACTACTGGGTGCGCTGGCAGTCGGCCCCCGTGCGTGATCTGCAGCAGTGGCAGCAGGCCTGGGACATGGCCGCGCATGCGGTCACCAACAGCGCGCTGACCAACAACGCCGATGGCGGCCCGCAGCAAACGGTGCTGATGCCCATCAGCGGCTGGCAGCTGCTGTATTTCCGGGGCAACAGCTGGAGCAATCCGCTGTCCAGCCAGGGCGCCAATCCCCAGGCCGATGCCAACAACCCCACGACGGTGGCGCTGCCCGACGGCATCCGCCTGCGTCTGGAGCTGCCCGCGCCCGGTGCGCTCTCCGGGGTCATCACCAACGACTGGGTCAACCCCATCGTGTCGGGCAACAAATCATGA
- a CDS encoding GspE/PulE family protein: MRHPLPYAFARSSQLLLEEDAGQHLLWHGAQPQGSALSEVLRKYPVQHLAQLGDAELAQRISAAYSHSESNAATVISEVEEGTDLSRMMQDIPAVEDLLESAGDAPIIRMLNALLTQAARDGASDIHIEPYERHSSVRFRIDGSLREVVQPHRALHAALISRLKIMADLDISEKRLPQDGRISLRLGTRAIDVRVSTLPSAHGERAVLRLLDKSESKLSLGSVGMQGETLRRFEKLVAQPHGIVLVTGPTGSGKTTTLYAALSGLDASQGNIMTVEDPIEYELSGIGQTQVNPKIDLTFAKALRAILRQDPDIIMIGEIRDFETAQIAIQASLTGHLVLATLHTNDATSAITRLTDMGVEPFLLSSSLLGVLAQRLVRRIDDSDPSGYRGRTGIFELLVVDEAIRAQIHAQAPETEIRNQAMAAGMHLMREDGERLVREGITSAEEVVRVTRD, from the coding sequence ATGCGCCACCCCCTGCCCTATGCCTTTGCGCGCAGCAGCCAGCTGCTGCTCGAAGAAGATGCCGGCCAGCACCTGCTGTGGCACGGCGCCCAGCCCCAGGGCTCGGCGCTGTCCGAGGTGCTGCGCAAGTACCCCGTGCAGCACCTGGCCCAGCTGGGCGATGCCGAGCTGGCCCAGCGCATCAGCGCTGCCTACTCGCACAGCGAATCGAATGCCGCCACCGTGATCAGCGAGGTCGAAGAAGGCACCGACCTCTCGCGCATGATGCAGGACATCCCTGCCGTCGAGGACTTGCTCGAATCGGCGGGCGACGCGCCCATCATCCGCATGCTCAACGCCCTGCTCACGCAAGCGGCGCGCGACGGCGCCTCGGACATCCACATCGAGCCCTATGAGCGCCATTCCAGCGTGCGCTTTCGCATCGATGGCTCGCTGCGCGAAGTGGTGCAACCCCACCGCGCCTTGCATGCGGCGCTGATCTCGCGCCTCAAGATCATGGCCGATCTGGACATCTCGGAAAAACGCCTGCCCCAGGACGGCCGCATCAGCCTGCGCCTGGGCACCCGCGCCATTGATGTGCGCGTCTCCACCCTGCCCAGCGCCCATGGCGAGCGCGCCGTGCTGCGTTTGCTCGACAAGAGCGAATCCAAGCTCAGCCTGGGCTCGGTCGGCATGCAGGGCGAAACCCTGCGGCGCTTTGAAAAACTGGTGGCCCAGCCGCACGGCATCGTGCTGGTGACCGGCCCCACCGGCTCGGGCAAGACCACCACCTTGTATGCGGCGCTGAGCGGCCTCGACGCCAGCCAGGGCAACATCATGACGGTGGAAGACCCGATCGAGTACGAGCTCTCGGGCATCGGCCAGACCCAGGTCAACCCCAAGATCGACCTGACCTTTGCCAAAGCGCTACGGGCCATCCTGCGCCAGGACCCGGACATCATCATGATTGGCGAAATCCGCGACTTCGAGACCGCGCAGATCGCCATCCAGGCCTCGCTCACCGGTCACCTGGTGCTGGCCACCCTGCACACCAACGATGCGACCAGCGCCATCACGCGCCTGACCGACATGGGCGTCGAGCCCTTTCTGCTGTCCTCGTCGCTGCTGGGCGTGCTGGCCCAGCGCCTGGTGCGCCGCATCGACGACAGCGACCCCAGCGGCTACCGGGGCCGCACCGGCATCTTCGAGCTGCTGGTGGTGGACGAGGCCATCCGCGCCCAGATCCACGCCCAGGCGCCGGAAACCGAAATCCGCAACCAGGCGATGGCCGCCGGCATGCACCTGATGCGCGAGGATGGCGAGCGCTTGGTGCGCGAAGGCATCACCAGTGCAGAAGAGGTCGTGCGCGTCACCCGCGATTAA